The following nucleotide sequence is from Takifugu flavidus isolate HTHZ2018 chromosome 4, ASM371156v2, whole genome shotgun sequence.
ATGTTTACATatctatagatagatagatagataggtgtgtttatttctgttagAGTATCACTTGTTTTCAGTTTGTATTCAGGGGCCAAAGTTGGACATTGAATTTAGGATACTGTTGAAAGATTGTGCCTCACTGTACTGTCCTGTTCTCAGTCTTTCCTTAACTCTGATATGATTTTAGCCCTTGGAGAATTGTGGATGACTGTGGGGGAGCCTTTACCATGGGAGCAATTGGAGGGGGAATATTTCAAGCTGTGAAAGGCTTCAGGAATTCACCCTCGGTAAGTTGGCCTTCCATTACTGCCCAATGATGATGAATTCAGATAATATTGAGTACCACATGTCAGCTGCAGAAACATGGCTTCACGTTGTGTTGCCAAATATTTGTCCGTTATCTATTTTGTCTTAAATTAACGATCCCTTTCTTGTCTAATCATTTTGACTCAGTTTGAAAGGCTTTAAACAAACGCTAGAAATCCCCCGTCTCTGTCCAGGGCTACACAGGCATCCATTAAGTTGTATAAAACAGAAATGGAGAGTGTAGAGTTAAGAAAAATGTATCGTAATAGCTTGAGATATTCGGCCCTGATCTGTGTTTGCTGTTCTGGTCTCTTGTAGGGGATGAGCCACAGAATGAGAGGAAGCTTGACTGCCATCAAGACTAGAGCTCCACAACTGGGAGGTGTGAACCAATGCTCAATGTTGTCTGCCTGAAATGACCCGTATTTTACATACATATTGTCAGTTTGGCTTCATTAACTCATTAAAAAGCTTTAAAGACCAATAAACCTGCGCTGCATTACAATctgcttttacattttaaactAATAAACCTGGATTGATGCTTAGATAAAAGCTGCCACGCTGGGACAGAACTTTACGCCGTCTCTTGCGTTGCAGGAAGTTTTGCAGTATGGGGCGGCCTCTTTTCCATGATTGACTGCGGTTTAGTAAAAGTACGAGGGAAGGAGGATCCCTGGAACTCAATAACCAGTGGGGCCATGACAGGAGCTGTCCTCGCTGCAAGAAGTGAGTAAACATAGAACGAGCTGCTTTCTCACTGTACAAACACAGCTCGCACAAAAGGCACCGGTGATGCTGAACAGAGGGTTAATTATTAAACAGTCAACAGATGAGCACGACTATAAATGGCTATTGGCATGGGCCGTGGAGCGCGCGGTGCCAGAACACAGTTAGAACTTTTTCAAGACccataaaaatgcaaaacatttgcGTCCAGATTTTACGGTTTCCCGGATGTTTGATGTACTGCACATCCAGCGAGTCTGTCTGCTCTGGTGAGAAAGATGGACACAGAAGGTTGATTTGGGCTGGTCTGTTGCAGACGGGCCTGTAGCCATGGTGGGCTCTGCAGCCATGGGGGGTATCCTCCTGGCCTTGATAGAGGGTGCCGGTATCCTGCTTACGAGGTTCGCTTCGTCACAGTTCCCCACCGGTGAGTCACTTTTAATGCAGCCTAATGACCAGAGTTCGGTGATTTTAGGCctttaaagtcttttttctctcactcttttgtctgttttaagcACCCCAGTATGCAGAGGAGCCTGCCCCCGCCGGCATGCCCCCACCTTCCTTCGGTGACTACAGACAATATCAATGAGGACTGGCGCCTGCTCTTCTGTTGGGGTTTTTTGAATTCCTTGCtgatgttttaaaaaagaaaaaaagaaaaacgcagACACTGAGTACCGCACGTCAACCACATCCACCGTCAACGGACTCTGAAGGACAAGAACACCGTGACCCAAACACAGACCTGCCAGTTAGTCGCTCTCCACGCAGCCACGTGCGCGTGCTCCATCACAATGTGGTCGGGTACAGCCGTGTTAGCAGCCCAAGTGTTTGTGTGGAGCTGAGTTAAAGGGGATTCAGAGCAAAAAGCTCTTTGGAAGGTGTTGAATCTATCAAAAAGGCGTCACAGATAGAATCTCAGTTACTATGTGTAAGTGTGGTTATGTATATAAAGTCTTTCCACTTATGTTCAGTTATATTGTTCCTCGTTTGCCTTAATACTCGGCTTGGGCTGGCCACAAACATCTGGATCACTTTGATTTTCCTCAGTTATGAAAGCAAGCACCTCTCAGATACAGTGCTGTTGCTTTGTCATCAGCTTTGTATTttaagtgatttatttattttagattgTAAAGATTTCTATTTTACGTGACTGCTTTTACATTCAACACGGGTGTGTGCAGAGGTTTGACCAAGGTTGGGTAGAAAATTATCAAAGAAACTCAAGCAAGGGATTGCTAATTACTGTCTGTGTAACAGATTGTGCAAAGGTACAATAAATGATTTAATTGTACCGGCTGAAGCTTTTTTGTTCAATCGGTTTCCAGTGATTTTTTACCCATTTTTTATGCAAGTGAC
It contains:
- the timm17a gene encoding mitochondrial import inner membrane translocase subunit Tim17-A, which translates into the protein MEEYAREPCPWRIVDDCGGAFTMGAIGGGIFQAVKGFRNSPSGMSHRMRGSLTAIKTRAPQLGGSFAVWGGLFSMIDCGLVKVRGKEDPWNSITSGAMTGAVLAARNGPVAMVGSAAMGGILLALIEGAGILLTRFASSQFPTAPQYAEEPAPAGMPPPSFGDYRQYQ